The window CCGATGTCCAGATCCCTGCAGACCTGGCTGATGCGCAGGTCCTGTTCCTTGATCATCTTTACGACCTGGAGCTTGAACTCCACGTCGAATGTTCTACGTTGCCTGGTCATC of the Laribacter hongkongensis DSM 14985 genome contains:
- a CDS encoding IS3 family transposase, with the protein product MTRQRRTFDVEFKLQVVKMIKEQDLRISQVCRDLDIG